A segment of the Allosaccharopolyspora coralli genome:
GGGCTACGCGGACCTGCCGGAGTGCGCCGGGGTCATCAATACGCCACCGGTGTGGGAGTACCGGCACGGTTCCGGCGTCGACCAAGGAAACAGCGTCACCGGCGGCATCGTCTACCAGGGCACGAGCTACCCGGAGCCGTACCAGGGCGCGTACTTCTTCGGCGACTACAGCACGAAGAAGCTGTGGTCGATGCGGATCGACGGACAGGGCCAAGTGGTCGCTCCGCCGCAGAGCCCGCCGCTGGGAGCCGACATCGGAGGGCCGGTGAAGTTCGAGGCGGCGCCGAACGGGGACATCGTCTACGCCGACATCTACTCCGGCATGCTGCGACGCCTCAGTTACGTGGAGGGAAACAGCCCGCCGATCGCGAAGGCGTCCACCACCACCGACCCGGCCACGCGCACCGTCACTTTCGACGGCAGCGGCTCCACCGATTTCGATGGTGACACGCTTCGCTACGAATGGGACTTCGGCGACGGCACCACCGGTACGGGCGTCGAGACGAGCCATACCTACGCCCCGGGCACCGACGAGTTCACCGCCACGCTAACCGTGCGAGACCCGCTCGACGCCACCGGCACCGTGGAGGTCACGGTGGCACCGTCGAACCACACCCCGGAACTGACGCTGACCCCGCCCGCAGGTCCCGACTTCGCCGTCGGCGATCCGATCTCACTGTCGGCCACCGCGACGGACACCGAGGACGGACCGTTGCCAGTGACGTGGACGAGCAGTGTCGTGCACTGTCCGGAGGAAGCGACCTGCCACAACCACCCGGGGCCGAGCGGTGGGGATTCGACGTACGAGACCACGTTCACCGATCACCCCGACTCGCGGATGGAGTTCACCGCGGTCGCCACGGACTCTCGGGGCGTTCGCGCCACCCAGACCTACGTTGCGCAGCCCCGGGAACACCTGCTGACGCTCGAGAGCAACCTGCCCGCCGTCCTGCAGATTCCGGCCGAAGGGGGCAAGAGCAGTACATACGTCACCGAGAACGCCACCACCGACGTCGTCGCCGCCGCGACCGCCGCAGACGGCTCGTCCGAGTTCCTGCGTTGGAAAGACAGCACGACTTCCCGGTCGCGACTGATCACGATGCCCGCCACTGACCTGACGCTGCGCGCCGAGTACGCCTCGGCGATCGGGGCACGCTACGCCGCCGAGCCGGAGCTGCGCACACTACTCGGACCGCCGACCGGCCCCGAGGTCGTGGACGGACCGGTCCACCATCGCTCCTACACCAACGGCCGGTTGTACTGGTCGGTCGCGACCGGTGTGCACGAGATCCACGGCTCGAACCTCGCGAAGTACCTGGAACTCGGCGGGCACGGGAGGTTCGGACCGCCGACGACCGACGAGAGTCGGACTCCGGACGGAGCCGGGCGTTTCAACCACTTCGAACTCGATGCCTCGGTCTACTGGACCTCGCGAACCGGGGCACACGGGGTGTGGGGCGGCATCCGTGCCAAGTGGGCGGCGCTCGGCTGGGAGACCGGACCGATGGGGTACCCGACGACCGACGAAACCGTGACACCCGACCGAATCGGCCGCTACAACCACTTCACCAAAGCCTCCTCGATCTACTGGACTCCGGGGACCGGCGCACACGGGATCTGGGGCGGCATCCGAGCCACGTGGTCCCGCCTCGGTTGGGAGGCCGGGCCGATGGGGTACCCGACGACCGACGAAACCGTGACACCGGACCGAATCGGCCGCTACAACCACTTCACCAAAGCCGCCTCGATCTACTGGTCGCCGCGGACCGGCGCACACGAGATCTACGGGCGCATCCGGGAGCGCTGGTCGGCGCGCGGCTGGGAGAACTCGTACCTCGGATACCCCACGACCGGCGAGTTCGGAGTGTCCGGCGGACGGCAGAACAATTTCCAGTACGGCTACATCCGCTGGTACGCCTGGAACAACTCCGTGATCGACCGCCGGTACTGAGCAAGCGAACGGCACTCTCGCCGCACCAGACGAGGCGAAAGTGCCGTTCGTTCGCCCACGGGTTAGTGCTCGACGCATTGAGGGCAGCGGTCAGGCACCCTGCGCGAACCGTTTGCCGCACGCTGGCAAACCGACCACCAGCGGGTTCTCACCTCGCGGCCGGCGAGGACAGCGTCGACGTGATGTAGATCCCTACCTGATGTCGACGATCCCGCAGCCGGCCGCGAGGTGAGGTTCCGCCACGGAACCACCCAGGCAGATCAATCCACTCACTCTCCTAGCTTGTCTGTGATGTTGTTCTGATGCCCGTCAGGGCATGGTCTCGCGTGCTCAGCCCGAGCACGGTGAGAAGCTCCGGTGTTCCAGGTTGTCGCTCGCAAGGCCGGGGCCGCCGCTGCGTACGTGCTGGTACTCGAGGCGACCCCAACGCCGCGAGCGGCAAGCTGGGACGCCGGTAGGTGACCACCACCGCAGACCACAGACAGCTCCTAAGAGACGAGGACGGTGGAGACGGGCAGGCCGGGGTCGGCGCCGAGTGTGAGGGGCGAGGGCTTGCCTTCGGCGGCGACGACGTGCGCGCCGAGTGCTGCGATCATCGCGCCGTTGTCCGTGCACAGTCGCGGCCTCGGCACGCGCAACGTGATCCCCGCTGCCTCGCATCGTTCGGCGGCGAGCGCGGACAGCCGCGAGTTCGCCGCCACACCACCCGAAATCACGAGCGTGTCGATCTCGTGATCCTGTGCCGCGCGGACGGCCTTCGCCGTCAGCACGTCGGCGACGGCTTCCTGGAACGAGGCGCACACGTCGTTGACCGGCACCGCACGATCCTCCCGTCGGGCCTGCTCGACCCAGCGCGCGACCGCGGTTTTCACGCCGGAGAACGAGAAGTCGTGCCGGGAGTCGCGGGGGCCGGTCAGCCCTCGGGGGAAGTCGATGGCGGACGGGTCGCCCCGCTCGGCGTGCTTGTCGATGGGCGGACCGCCCGGATACGGCAGCTCGAGCAGCCGCGCGACCTTGTCGTAGGCCTCGCCCGCGGCGTCGTCGATCGTCGAACCGATCTGGGTGAGGCTCTTCGCGACACCCTCGACAAGTAGCAACTGGCTGTGTCCTCCGGAGACGAGCAGCGCCAGGCACCGTTCGGGGAGCGGACCGTGTTCGAGGGTGTCGACCGCGACGTGCCCGGCGAGGTGGTTCACCCCGTACAGCGGCACGTCGAGCGCGGCGGCATAGGACTTCGCCGCGGCGACGCCGACCATGAGTGCACCGGCGAGGCCCGGTCCCGCCGTGACGGCAACCCCGTCCACATCGGACAGTCGCAGGCCGGAATCGTCCAGTGCGCGGCGCATCGTCGGCACCATCGCCTCGAGATGCG
Coding sequences within it:
- a CDS encoding PQQ-dependent sugar dehydrogenase, yielding MTTSTRRRAYAVLFSFALAIGLATAPSPAADAAPALPPGFILRDQPSGQAAYDLTDFTFLPDDSVLSTGKQGNVAWVSPDGQSRSLARLPVEAVQDLGLVGVAAAPDYETSRHIYLARSVPDGAPGYRLRLARWTVTGSPEPTGITSERVLFDVISPSIVHGITSIVPDQDGSLWVSIGDLADYTRTDRTALRAYDLDSPAGKIVHITPDGQGVASNPYFDPSDPSSWRSRVYASGFRSPFRLSLDPTTGTPIVGDVGYFTWEEIDVIRPGQNYKWPCWEGNHPTPGYADLPECAGVINTPPVWEYRHGSGVDQGNSVTGGIVYQGTSYPEPYQGAYFFGDYSTKKLWSMRIDGQGQVVAPPQSPPLGADIGGPVKFEAAPNGDIVYADIYSGMLRRLSYVEGNSPPIAKASTTTDPATRTVTFDGSGSTDFDGDTLRYEWDFGDGTTGTGVETSHTYAPGTDEFTATLTVRDPLDATGTVEVTVAPSNHTPELTLTPPAGPDFAVGDPISLSATATDTEDGPLPVTWTSSVVHCPEEATCHNHPGPSGGDSTYETTFTDHPDSRMEFTAVATDSRGVRATQTYVAQPREHLLTLESNLPAVLQIPAEGGKSSTYVTENATTDVVAAATAADGSSEFLRWKDSTTSRSRLITMPATDLTLRAEYASAIGARYAAEPELRTLLGPPTGPEVVDGPVHHRSYTNGRLYWSVATGVHEIHGSNLAKYLELGGHGRFGPPTTDESRTPDGAGRFNHFELDASVYWTSRTGAHGVWGGIRAKWAALGWETGPMGYPTTDETVTPDRIGRYNHFTKASSIYWTPGTGAHGIWGGIRATWSRLGWEAGPMGYPTTDETVTPDRIGRYNHFTKAASIYWSPRTGAHEIYGRIRERWSARGWENSYLGYPTTGEFGVSGGRQNNFQYGYIRWYAWNNSVIDRRY
- the tsaD gene encoding tRNA (adenosine(37)-N6)-threonylcarbamoyltransferase complex transferase subunit TsaD; its protein translation is MAERIVLGIESSCDETGVGLVRLDASGRVELLADAVASSVDQHARFGGVVPEIASRAHLEAMVPTMRRALDDSGLRLSDVDGVAVTAGPGLAGALMVGVAAAKSYAAALDVPLYGVNHLAGHVAVDTLEHGPLPERCLALLVSGGHSQLLLVEGVAKSLTQIGSTIDDAAGEAYDKVARLLELPYPGGPPIDKHAERGDPSAIDFPRGLTGPRDSRHDFSFSGVKTAVARWVEQARREDRAVPVNDVCASFQEAVADVLTAKAVRAAQDHEIDTLVISGGVAANSRLSALAAERCEAAGITLRVPRPRLCTDNGAMIAALGAHVVAAEGKPSPLTLGADPGLPVSTVLVS